GGGCTGGGGACACTGCGGGACCCCCACAGATGCGGCCTGACTCCCAGGGGCCTCCTGTCTGAGTCTGCGGGGAGGTGGACGCTCAGCTGAGCACAGGCTGCAGGTGTCCGTTCACAGGCTGGGAGGGCACGGAGGCCCCACTCACCACCCGGGACGGAGACTGAAGGATGTGGCCGTGTGCTCACCGGAAGGTCTGGGAAGGGCACTCCGGGCCGGACCCGGCCCAGGCAGAGGCTCTGAGGTGGGAACCCACCGGTGTCCGAGGCAGGGAGGAGGTCTGAGGGccaagagagagaaggcaacGTGGATGTGCCTGGGTCACAGGTCCCCATTCTGGTCCTGGGACCTGCAGATGTGTCACCTACGTGGCAGAGGGGACCTTTCAAGGCCccctttcggggggggggggcagtgtccTCACGAGGTCCTCtcgagagggaggcagagagacaggcagacccGGAGCTGCTAGCCGTGAGGATGAGGAGGGGCCGTGGGTGGGCCAAGGGGGCTTCATGCCAGTGTCCTTCAGGAGCTCGGGGTCCCGGGGAGGCTGTGCCTGCTGCCCGCCGGGCACCCCTgagccctccctgcccagcccagcaccaACGGAAGGAAAGGGGccagagctcagagcccaggtCCAAACCCAGCTCTGCAGCCGGCAGAGCGAGGCGGGATATTCTGTTGCGGGAAGGGGAcagtccctggggtgggggtgtgtgcagCCCGGACGCTCACTGGAGTCAAGGCCCctggtccccgcccccccccccccccccccacgccacacaaacacacacgcagtCAGGTTCCCagcgggcagggggcggggtggcGCTGCCGACAGGCCCCACCTCAGCTCACCTTCTGCAACACTGTGAAGCTGCCGCCCGCCCCGGGTCCCGGGGTCCTCGGGGTCCGCGGCCACGGAGCCCGCCAAGGCCGGAGAAGCTCAGCCCGCCCCTGGCGCCGACGCGGAAGGAAGACCCCGAACTACCTGCTTCTCTAAgtaggtgtatttttaaatagctttcaaGATACacgtattttttcctttaaaaaatgtctgtcGGAgcagttttgttcttgttttgctgGTCATCCTGTGGTCCCGAGCTCCCGGCGCCTGGGTTGGGGGCTGGCGACCCGTCCAGGCGTCGCGGAGACCACGGCCTAGCGGCTCCACCCGCTCTCTCCACAGATCATGCAGGCCGCACGTGAGCTAAACGTCCATTTATTTCAAAgcagtaataatttaaaattataaaaaccttTCCGCCGTCGAATGTGTAGGGGTGAGGTTAGAGACAAACGGGTGGGGGGGTCGACGCGTGCCCAGGCTCCTGCGCGACACACTCCGCGGGGAGGGCTGAGCCTGCTccggcccggggggggggggggctgcggtCCTCGAGGCTCGGccggcggtggcggtggcggtggcgggcGCGGGGGTGGTGCGGGGGCGGAGGCAGGCGGGGGTACCTCCAGGCTCCAGCCCCGCCGcgccgccccctgccccgccctgccccgccggGCCTGGCAAGGCCCAGGTCCTGTGCCCTCTCTGGAGGCCGGCCGGCGCGCTCACGAGTTGCCCGCTGGGTTTTCGTTGCTCGGCGAGctcgaggacgacgaggacgacgaggacgagaAGCTCACGCCGCTCAGGCCCGGGGGGTTGGTGGCCGTGTTCTGTCCGGTGAGGCTCTTCCGGCACACGGGGCAGCTGTCGTGCTGTGTGGGgacagcgggggtgggggggtggggcggggggtggtgaggggccGAGcctgcggcgggggcgggggccagggTTCGGCCCGGGGGCGGGCAGGGGCCGGCTCACCTGCTGCAGCCAGGGAACGATGCAGCCGTCGTGGAAGAGGTGACTGCAGGGCAGCTGCCGCACGCGCTCTCCCAGCCCGTAGTCGTCCTTGCACACGGGACACTCCAGCCCGGAGCCTGCGGGGCAGGGAGCCTGTGATGGCGGAGACCAGGGAAccccccacccaggtgtccccaggagGGGGCGAGCCACTTACCTACGTGTTCCTCGGTGACAGGGACGGTGGGGAGGGCCTGGATCTTCTCTTTGTCTGCTGGGGGGGGGCCCGTGTTTTCAAACTGATTGAGGAGCTGAAAGACAAGAGGCCAGAGTGCCGGGAGCTCGGCAGGCAGGCGCGGCCCCTCGCCCCGCGGGGCTCTGAAATGCAAGGCCGGGTTACCTGCAAAAGCACCAAGGCTGTGTTTTTCTGGGGCCCCGGACCCCCCCTCCGCCGAGGCTGAGCCCCCTTGCCCCCCACGCCTGTCCACTCTTCTGCTCATCCTGTCGGGGTCACCCTGCAGCCAGGGAGGCCCCTCCCAGCGCCGAGGGTCCCACCCTAAGTCCTCTCACCCGCTAGAACCAAAGGGCTGGGCCTGGCTGTGGCCACGTTCACCACCAGTTCACCAGCGAAAGGCCGCAAAGTTGGCAGCGTTCCTACCGCACAAGGGCCACCAAGGTCATGGTGAACACCCCATCCCCAGGGACAGCTCAGGAGAACGTGCAGGTCCACACGGGGCCCGCCAGACTCAGGATGGGAGTTCTGGGGAGCAGGGCGTCCACACCGGGGGCATCCTAGTCCCCAGAAGATGGCGACACCCTGGTGCCCGCCTCGGGGAGGCCACCCTGTACCTGCGTGATGATGGCATCCAGGCCGTTGGCCCCCCAGGCGTAGTCCATCGGGTTTGAGTGCAGGACACCCCTGGGCAGAGAGGTCTGGGGTTCAAGTGGCAGAGGGGCTGGGCAGGGCGCAAGGGGACCCGCCCACCTACTCACcaggggcccaggcccaggctggggATGCTGGCAGGAGTGATGATGCCATTGACCAGCTGCTGGATGATCCTGGAACAGAGCGGGGCCCGGCCTGTGGTCAGCGCCCTTCAAGGCTGGGCACCCCCAGGGGAGGCAGCAGAGGACACACGTGTCCGGCTTTGAAGTTCACGGTGTTTTAAAGGTTGCGTTTTCAACCAATAAGATTTGCAAGCAATCAAACACAAGACAGACCGAGAAAAGTTGTCTCCCTTGCAGATTTTCGGGCCAGCTTTCCCAGAGGCCTGGACGGTGCCCGTCAACGCATGACCACATCTGCTCCCTATTTTAcaacctggggggtggggatccCCAGCCCTGCTGTTTGCAGACGCTCCGCAACGTCCGGCTGGGGTCACAGTGAAGCCCGTGTCCGagcttgggggggaggggctgctaCAGGGCAGCTCACGAACACGAGACACCTGGGGGGTCAGGGCAGCCCAGGCTGTGTCCTGGGCCGGAACGGAACAGAGCAGAGCGCGTCGGGGCTCCCCGTGACACAGGCGCTTCTGTGCACAGCCTGGTTCCATCTACGAAGATGCTGGAGGACCCTATGTTCTCTGGGAACGGGGCCCTCAGAAAAACGTTTCCTTTTCACCCCAAGTCCTCTGAACGAGCCTCAGGTTACAGAGAAGCCGTTCCTGGTGCCGACGCCGACACGGAGGGAGCTCGGGGCTTTGCggtggagcgggggggggggggggggggcccaaaACCCACCCCACTTGCCTGCCGCCCTGGGAGACAAGGACCCGATGTGAATCGGCCGTGTCTGAACAGATGGGGATGAGGGAGTCAGGGGACAGACACCCCTCCAGAAGGATGGAAGGCACTGAGTGGACGAGAGGCCCCCCGGGCCACACGGTAGGGGCCCCCCGTCCGCAGCTCTTCAGCACGGTGGGCTCTGCCTGGGTGCACAGGGGAAGCGCCCCGCCCACAGGTCAGCCCCAGAGCTAGCATCCGCCCCTCTGTAACCACAGAACCTTCTGGAGGGGCAGACGGTCAGGCTGGCTAAGTCAGGGTGGGGCAGGCTGCGAGACTCTCGGGAGCGTCCCACCCGCCGGCTGCCCCCAAGCGCCCTCACCCTTCCAGCGTGGGGACGCCTTCGTGCCGGCCGGTGGCCCGTCGTGCAGTGAGGCGGGCGCGAGGCTGCCGGGCGCCATACCGGTGCCGGGAGTGCTGCTCTCTCTCCCGACGGCTCTCAGGGTCCCTGCCCTCGTCGGCCTGCACCCCAGGGGGGAAGGTGGGGATCTCGAAGCTGTCGTCAAAGATGCCGAAAGCAAACTGCCCGTAGCCCTGTGGCAGTGTGAACAGGTGCTGGTCCGCGTTCTGTGAGGGGGAGGGCGATGTGAccacggggcggggggagggcagggccctgAGGACCTTCTGTGGGGAGGAGGGCCATGGGAccgtgggggggcggggcgggagcccCGAGCGGCCACCTGGGTCCCACCTGACCCAGCCCCTTGCCTGGACCCCACGTCTCCTCCGTGTGCCACGGGGCCCCGTCCCAGGCTTGGGGCCCTGAGGGTTGAGGGTGCAGCAGGGGAGCCTTGGCGTGTGTGGGAGAAACGAGGAAGCACAGGTCCCGGTGGTCGAGGGTCAGGTGGGGGGACCGGTCCacacggggaggggagggcaatCTGGGGCCTGACTCACCTCAAACGGTGGCCTGCTCTGGTCCGCGGGGGCTGTGGAGGGGGCGGAACCATTCTCTGTACTCCTGGGAGGACGGGGTGTCCTGagtcaggagagagggaggccctCTCCACCTCTCACCCCTGCCCGCCGCGGCCTGTCCAGCCTCTGCCCGCCCACAGCCCCGCCCACCCCAAGGGGCCTGGGCGCTGCCAGCGTGCACCTGGGCTGGGTTACCTGGTCTCTTCGGGAAGCTCCTCAATAAAACCAGACTCGCATCTGGGGCAGGTGTAATCCTGCGGAGGAGAGGGCGGGTGAGTGCGATCTCGGGGGTCCCGGCCCCCGTGCCGTGTCAGCCGTGCCTGCGGGGTCACCGGACACCCCCACCTCAGGCCACACCGAGCGGCTCCAGGCACATCGGTGAAACTGCTCAGGCCCAGAGTCCGATTTGGCACAGACCTGCCGGGTCTCTGAGATGTCTGAGAGGCGGGCGCCCTTCATCCGAGGCCACCGCCTCCGTGTGGTAATGACCGCAGCCACCTCGACCTGCCCCTCGTGCGGGCGAGGCCTGGGCCCCCAGGCGAGCTGCTGCCGCGCCAAAGGCCATCAGCCCACGCTCCTCAGGGTGACGAAACTTTCCGAGCTTCAAGGCCTCCACTCAGCCACACCAGCTGTTGAAGGCTCTGAAGAAGCCTGTACCAAACAGGCCACAGCTGATGCGGGTCCACCTAGCAGTTCCCGACTTGTGCAGACGTGAGACGTGAGAACGTTCCGTGAGAGACTCCCCTTTTGCATATAAAGACACCTGCCCCGAGCTCCTGAGAAGGTTGCAGGAGGGACTGTGGGGTCACAGGACTATCGAGGCCTCAGTAGCTCAGCTCCCAGGAAGGTGGCCACTGAGGGCGGGAAGCGCCACCTGAGCAAAGGGACCA
This DNA window, taken from Panthera tigris isolate Pti1 chromosome A2, P.tigris_Pti1_mat1.1, whole genome shotgun sequence, encodes the following:
- the RNF126 gene encoding E3 ubiquitin-protein ligase RNF126 isoform X1; this translates as MAEASPQPGRYFCHCCSVEIVPRLPDYTCPRCESGFIEELPEETRTPRPPRSTENGSAPSTAPADQSRPPFENADQHLFTLPQGYGQFAFGIFDDSFEIPTFPPGVQADEGRDPESRREREQHSRHRYGARQPRARLTARRATGRHEGVPTLEGIIQQLVNGIITPASIPSLGLGPWGVLHSNPMDYAWGANGLDAIITQLLNQFENTGPPPADKEKIQALPTVPVTEEHVGSGLECPVCKDDYGLGERVRQLPCSHLFHDGCIVPWLQQHDSCPVCRKSLTGQNTATNPPGLSGVSFSSSSSSSSSSSPSNENPAGNS
- the RNF126 gene encoding E3 ubiquitin-protein ligase RNF126 isoform X3, translating into MAEASPQPGRYFCHCCSVEIVPRLPDYTCPRCESGFIEELPEETRTPRPPRSTENGSAPSTAPADQSRPPFEGYGQFAFGIFDDSFEIPTFPPGVQADEGRDPESRREREQHSRHRYGARQPRARLTARRATGRHEGVPTLEGIIQQLVNGIITPASIPSLGLGPWGVLHSNPMDYAWGANGLDAIITQLLNQFENTGPPPADKEKIQALPTVPVTEEHVGSGLECPVCKDDYGLGERVRQLPCSHLFHDGCIVPWLQQHDSCPVCRKSLTGQNTATNPPGLSGVSFSSSSSSSSSSSPSNENPAGNS
- the RNF126 gene encoding E3 ubiquitin-protein ligase RNF126 isoform X4; amino-acid sequence: MAEASPQPGRYFCHCCSVEIVPRLPDYTCPRCESGFIEELPEETRSTENGSAPSTAPADQSRPPFEGYGQFAFGIFDDSFEIPTFPPGVQADEGRDPESRREREQHSRHRYGARQPRARLTARRATGRHEGVPTLEGIIQQLVNGIITPASIPSLGLGPWGVLHSNPMDYAWGANGLDAIITQLLNQFENTGPPPADKEKIQALPTVPVTEEHVGSGLECPVCKDDYGLGERVRQLPCSHLFHDGCIVPWLQQHDSCPVCRKSLTGQNTATNPPGLSGVSFSSSSSSSSSSSPSNENPAGNS
- the RNF126 gene encoding E3 ubiquitin-protein ligase RNF126 isoform X2; translation: MAEASPQPGRYFCHCCSVEIVPRLPDYTCPRCESGFIEELPEETRSTENGSAPSTAPADQSRPPFENADQHLFTLPQGYGQFAFGIFDDSFEIPTFPPGVQADEGRDPESRREREQHSRHRYGARQPRARLTARRATGRHEGVPTLEGIIQQLVNGIITPASIPSLGLGPWGVLHSNPMDYAWGANGLDAIITQLLNQFENTGPPPADKEKIQALPTVPVTEEHVGSGLECPVCKDDYGLGERVRQLPCSHLFHDGCIVPWLQQHDSCPVCRKSLTGQNTATNPPGLSGVSFSSSSSSSSSSSPSNENPAGNS
- the RNF126 gene encoding E3 ubiquitin-protein ligase RNF126 isoform X5; amino-acid sequence: MAEASPQPGRYFCHCCSVEIVPRLPDYTCPRCESGFIEELPEETRTPRPPRSTENGSAPSTAPADQSRPPFENADQHLFTLPQGYGQFAFGIFDDSFEIPTFPPGVQADEGRDPESRREREQHSRHRYGARQPRARLTARRATGRHEGVPTLEGIIQQLVNGIITPASIPSLGLGPWGVLHSNPMDYAWGANGLDAIITQLLNQFENTGPPPADKEKIQALPTVPVTEEHAPGWSVPCARTTTGWESACGSCPAVTSSTTAASFPGCSSTTAAPCAGRASPDRTRPPTPRA